The proteins below are encoded in one region of Desulfobacterales bacterium:
- a CDS encoding Rne/Rng family ribonuclease translates to MEKEIVINSVGPEVRVALLEDGVIVELFVERSDGHNIAGNVYKGRIQRVLPGMQAAFVDIGLQQAAFIYVDDIISGRRAENDDFNDLVDLAADEEKGDDAGEERPEKALPPARPPIEELISEGEEILVQVARSPIGSKGARLTTFISLPGRFLVFMPTVDHVGISRRINEEAERLRLKALAESLRIGSFGYIVRTAGEGISEEKMAQEMEFLVNLWADIQQKYRTMGAPALLHEELTVTLRSVRDLLTHDADRVTIDSPNVYTSVLSFIEKFMPRLKGAVALYTGTEPIFDAYNLEGDIVRALKKKVWLKCGGYIVIEMTEALVAIDVNTGRYVGKHNFEETVLKTNLEAVKEIAYQIRLRNLGGIIIIDFIDMERKSNQEKVFNALKESLRKDKAKTHVLPMSDMGLIQMTRKRIVQSLNRMLCEPCFYCDGEGALLSRQTICNNIYREVIRLSQDVAGDRISLRVHPEIADLLLGEASNIINMLEKKLERQVIIYPMEGYHLEEYNIIEVYKGAG, encoded by the coding sequence ATGGAAAAAGAGATCGTCATAAACTCGGTCGGGCCGGAGGTTCGGGTTGCCTTGCTGGAAGATGGGGTGATTGTGGAGCTTTTCGTGGAGCGAAGCGATGGACATAATATCGCCGGAAATGTCTACAAAGGCCGCATTCAGCGCGTTCTTCCGGGCATGCAGGCGGCATTCGTGGATATCGGCCTCCAGCAGGCGGCGTTTATCTATGTGGATGATATCATTAGCGGTCGTCGCGCCGAGAATGACGATTTTAACGATTTGGTGGATCTGGCCGCAGACGAGGAGAAAGGCGATGACGCGGGTGAAGAACGGCCTGAAAAAGCGCTGCCGCCCGCCAGGCCGCCCATCGAAGAGCTGATTTCAGAAGGTGAAGAAATTCTGGTTCAGGTCGCCCGCTCGCCGATCGGGAGCAAGGGGGCCCGGCTTACCACATTTATTTCCCTGCCCGGCCGTTTTCTGGTGTTCATGCCCACGGTGGATCATGTCGGCATATCCCGGCGGATCAACGAGGAGGCCGAGCGCTTGCGGTTAAAGGCTTTGGCCGAATCCTTGCGGATCGGCAGCTTCGGCTATATCGTGAGAACGGCCGGAGAAGGCATTTCTGAGGAAAAAATGGCCCAGGAAATGGAGTTTCTGGTCAATCTCTGGGCCGATATCCAGCAGAAGTACCGGACCATGGGCGCGCCCGCCCTGTTACATGAAGAGCTGACCGTCACCCTGCGAAGCGTACGGGATCTCCTGACCCATGATGCGGACCGGGTGACCATTGATTCGCCGAATGTGTATACTTCCGTGCTGTCGTTTATTGAAAAATTCATGCCCCGGTTAAAAGGTGCGGTGGCCCTGTATACCGGCACGGAACCCATATTCGACGCCTACAATCTGGAAGGCGATATTGTCCGGGCATTGAAGAAAAAGGTTTGGCTCAAGTGCGGTGGTTATATCGTGATTGAGATGACCGAAGCGCTGGTGGCCATTGATGTCAATACCGGCCGGTACGTGGGCAAGCATAATTTTGAGGAAACGGTTTTAAAGACCAACCTTGAGGCGGTCAAGGAGATCGCCTATCAGATCCGCCTGCGGAATCTCGGGGGGATTATCATCATCGATTTTATCGATATGGAGCGCAAATCCAACCAGGAAAAGGTCTTTAATGCCTTGAAGGAATCCCTTAGAAAGGACAAGGCCAAAACCCATGTCCTGCCCATGTCGGACATGGGCTTAATCCAGATGACCCGCAAGCGGATCGTCCAGTCCCTAAACCGGATGCTTTGCGAACCCTGTTTTTACTGTGACGGCGAGGGCGCGCTCCTGTCCCGGCAGACCATATGCAACAATATTTACCGGGAGGTGATCCGGCTCTCCCAGGACGTTGCGGGGGACCGCATCAGTCTGCGGGTGCACCCGGAAATTGCGGACCTGCTGCTGGGTGAAGCCAGCAACATCATCAATATGCTTGAAAAGAAATTGGAGCGGCAGGTGATCATCTACCCCATGGAGGGCTATCACCTGGAAGAGTATAACATCATTGAGGTTTATAAAGGGGCGGGCTGA
- a CDS encoding TIGR03960 family B12-binding radical SAM protein, with product MDNSTIDDIRPLVSKPSRYLGSEINTVKKPPDTVNLRMALAFPDLYDIGTSHFGLQILYQILNNEPDISAERVFTPGLDMAACLRRANLPLFSLETQTPLADFDIIGFSLLYELNFTNVLAMLELAGIPFRQSQRNASHPLVIAGGPCTCNPEPMAEFFDAMVVGDGESVILEMVRAWREWAKSGQGDRGTLLYAWSRIEGVYIPAFFEPYWDEDGFQRLTPKLEGYTSVSRAIVPDLDGVSFPDHPIVPFGKPIHDRLRVELARGCTRGCRFCQAGMIYRPVRERSLSNLRDLAETALNRTGYEDISLLSLSTGDYSCLSPLMKELILRHSSDPVAISLPSFRAGTLAPEMMELVKKVRKTGFTIAPEAGSERLRRVINKNISEAEILETVTQAFSLGWRTIKLYFMIGLPSETEADIDAIVDLVHKIRRKKGIAGRKATINVSVATFIPKPHTPFQWQAQLPVERAKKIIGALHHRLNLPGVHFKWQNPEVSRLEGLWARGDRRLADLLEAAYQKGCQFDGWSDTFDYDAWLAACRDTGVDIDFFISRTRAFDEPLPWDGIDCRIDKAFLREENEKAIGEAATGDCRLDACSGCGACDFETVRPRLAVNKTDFGEILPAESEAGNESSVENRLRMRYAKLESAKYFGHLELIHIFQRALRRAGIGMKYTQGFHPKPKCSFHEAIPVGVESRCETFYLTVAGEIDCDQAVRAVNRELPPGLTLIDCRKVPPKSGPEPEAIRVYEIYQKDGAFDAAALDRFKAADTFRIKRRTQKGRTLDIDLAKVVRDIRLENGAQLLLSLNHLPGQTVRPGEALQVVFGLSTESVLRLKVIKLPAEKESSPI from the coding sequence ATGGATAACTCTACGATTGATGATATCCGGCCGCTGGTTTCCAAGCCCAGCCGGTATCTCGGCTCTGAAATCAATACGGTGAAAAAACCGCCGGATACGGTAAATCTCCGGATGGCGCTGGCGTTTCCCGATCTCTATGATATCGGGACTTCCCATTTCGGCCTCCAGATTCTATACCAGATTTTAAATAACGAGCCGGATATCTCGGCTGAACGGGTGTTTACCCCGGGACTGGACATGGCCGCCTGCCTCCGCCGGGCGAACCTGCCGCTTTTTTCCCTGGAAACCCAGACCCCGCTGGCTGATTTTGACATTATCGGGTTCTCGCTCCTCTATGAGCTGAATTTCACCAATGTTCTGGCCATGCTGGAGCTGGCCGGCATCCCCTTTCGGCAAAGCCAGCGCAATGCTTCGCATCCCCTGGTTATCGCGGGCGGCCCCTGTACGTGCAACCCGGAGCCCATGGCCGAGTTTTTTGATGCCATGGTGGTGGGCGACGGCGAATCGGTGATTCTTGAGATGGTCCGGGCCTGGCGAGAATGGGCAAAATCCGGTCAGGGCGACAGAGGTACGCTGCTTTATGCCTGGTCCCGGATCGAGGGGGTCTATATCCCCGCTTTTTTCGAGCCGTATTGGGATGAGGATGGATTTCAAAGGCTTACGCCTAAACTTGAGGGCTATACGTCGGTTTCCCGCGCCATTGTGCCGGATTTGGATGGCGTTTCTTTTCCGGATCACCCCATTGTTCCTTTCGGCAAACCGATTCACGACCGGCTGCGGGTCGAGCTGGCCCGGGGCTGTACCCGGGGATGCCGCTTCTGCCAGGCGGGCATGATCTATCGGCCGGTGCGCGAACGCTCGCTTTCAAACCTTCGGGATCTGGCCGAGACGGCCCTTAACCGGACCGGGTATGAGGATATTTCGCTTCTGTCTCTGAGCACCGGGGATTACAGTTGTCTCAGCCCGCTTATGAAGGAACTGATCCTCAGGCATTCTTCGGATCCGGTGGCCATCTCCCTGCCATCCTTCCGGGCCGGGACGCTTGCGCCGGAGATGATGGAACTGGTCAAAAAGGTGCGGAAAACCGGCTTTACCATTGCCCCGGAGGCGGGCAGCGAGCGCCTCCGGCGGGTCATTAATAAAAATATCTCCGAGGCCGAAATCCTGGAAACCGTCACCCAGGCGTTTTCCCTGGGCTGGCGGACGATTAAGCTCTATTTTATGATCGGGCTGCCCTCAGAAACCGAGGCCGATATTGACGCCATCGTGGATCTGGTCCATAAGATCCGCCGGAAAAAAGGGATTGCCGGCCGCAAGGCAACGATTAACGTCAGTGTGGCAACCTTTATCCCCAAGCCGCACACCCCCTTTCAATGGCAGGCACAGCTCCCGGTTGAGAGGGCAAAAAAGATTATAGGGGCCCTGCACCATCGCTTAAATCTCCCGGGCGTTCATTTTAAATGGCAGAACCCGGAGGTCAGCCGATTGGAGGGCCTGTGGGCCCGGGGGGACCGACGGCTGGCCGATTTGCTGGAAGCGGCTTACCAGAAGGGATGTCAGTTTGACGGCTGGTCGGATACATTTGATTATGACGCGTGGCTTGCCGCCTGCCGGGATACCGGCGTTGACATCGATTTTTTTATCAGCCGCACCAGAGCCTTTGATGAGCCGCTGCCCTGGGATGGGATTGACTGCCGTATCGATAAGGCCTTTTTGCGGGAAGAAAACGAAAAGGCAATTGGCGAGGCCGCTACCGGGGATTGCCGGCTGGATGCATGCAGCGGCTGTGGGGCGTGCGACTTTGAAACCGTCCGCCCGCGCCTGGCGGTGAATAAAACCGATTTTGGCGAAATTTTGCCGGCAGAATCAGAGGCCGGTAACGAATCAAGCGTTGAAAATCGTTTGCGAATGCGGTATGCAAAGCTTGAATCAGCCAAGTATTTCGGTCATTTGGAGTTGATCCACATTTTTCAGCGCGCCCTGCGGCGGGCGGGCATCGGCATGAAATACACCCAGGGGTTTCATCCAAAGCCCAAATGCTCTTTCCATGAGGCCATCCCGGTGGGCGTGGAAAGCCGATGCGAGACGTTTTATTTGACCGTGGCCGGGGAAATTGACTGTGACCAGGCTGTCCGGGCCGTAAATCGAGAGCTGCCGCCGGGGTTGACGCTGATTGACTGCCGGAAAGTGCCGCCAAAATCCGGCCCCGAGCCCGAGGCGATCCGGGTGTATGAGATTTATCAAAAAGACGGGGCATTTGATGCGGCCGCGCTTGATCGGTTTAAGGCGGCCGATACCTTCCGGATAAAACGGCGGACCCAAAAGGGGCGCACCCTGGATATCGATCTGGCAAAGGTGGTACGGGATATCCGCCTTGAAAACGGGGCGCAGCTGTTGCTAAGCCTCAACCACCTGCCGGGCCAGACCGTCAGGCCGGGGGAGGCGCTTCAGGTCGTATTCGGCCTGTCCACGGAATCCGTCTTGCGGCTGAAGGTGATAAAACTGCCGGCAGAAAAGGAATCATCCCCAATCTAG
- a CDS encoding enoyl-CoA hydratase/isomerase family protein yields MLEPYIEDDIQIVKLNNPKTNPINRPMLEELNEIIRTVNDNPSPKGLILTGEGRFFSSGFDLPIFINFKDLEEAVAFFAFEEEVLLSLFTCSKPVVSAINGHAAAAGLIYSMAADYRIVKDHPKIKIGMSEIKIGLPLTICQHEVMRFGFDGSLKFRDVMFNGQMVDVHKAKEMALVDEVVAEAELLDRAKQVVAQWIDTPNRPFIRMKELLKMDTARRIRQKLETENWHAGLNCFFQEDVRQTLEFVQASMQ; encoded by the coding sequence ATGCTTGAGCCATATATCGAAGACGACATTCAGATTGTTAAGCTAAACAACCCGAAAACCAATCCAATTAACCGGCCGATGCTCGAAGAGCTTAATGAAATTATCCGGACGGTCAATGACAATCCCTCCCCCAAGGGACTGATTCTGACCGGCGAAGGCCGCTTTTTCTCCAGCGGCTTTGATCTGCCGATCTTCATCAATTTCAAGGATCTCGAGGAAGCGGTCGCGTTTTTTGCCTTTGAAGAGGAAGTGCTGCTATCCCTTTTTACCTGCAGCAAACCGGTGGTCTCTGCCATAAACGGCCATGCCGCCGCTGCCGGCCTGATCTATTCCATGGCCGCGGATTACCGGATCGTCAAGGATCACCCCAAAATTAAGATCGGCATGAGCGAGATCAAGATCGGACTTCCCCTGACCATCTGCCAGCACGAGGTGATGCGGTTTGGCTTTGACGGCAGCCTTAAGTTTCGCGATGTCATGTTTAACGGTCAAATGGTGGATGTCCACAAAGCCAAAGAAATGGCCCTGGTCGATGAGGTGGTGGCAGAGGCGGAGCTTCTGGATCGGGCCAAGCAGGTGGTCGCCCAATGGATAGATACCCCCAACCGGCCGTTTATCCGGATGAAGGAGCTTTTGAAAATGGACACCGCCCGCCGTATCCGACAGAAGCTTGAAACGGAAAACTGGCATGCGGGGCTTAATTGTTTCTTCCAGGAGGATGTCCGCCAGACCCTGGAGTTTGTCCAGGCCAGCATGCAGTAG
- a CDS encoding LL-diaminopimelate aminotransferase: MIQINENYLKLQASYLFSNIANKINDYQKAHPDTEIIKLGIGDATRALPPACVAAFHRAVDEMAEDATFRGYGPEQGYPFLREKIAAEDFQARGADISADEIFVSDGAKCDTGNFQEILANDIHVALPDPVYPVYLDTNVMAGRSGERQNGRYENIHYMECTPENEFIPDLPPAAIDLIYLCFPNNPTGAMISKSALSRWVQFAKENKALILYDAAYEAFITDHALPHSIYEIEGAREVAVEFRSFSKTAGFTGTRCAFTVVPKDCMAYDSKGDAHSLHALWNRRHSTKFNGVSYPVQRAAEAVYSPEGKQQVRETIDFYMNNAARIREEIDALGYDYVGGTHSPYIWINTRADSWDFFDMLLNKAGVVCTPGLGFGTCGEKFIRLSAFNSYENIEAAMNRIREAVRS, from the coding sequence ATGATTCAAATTAATGAGAATTATTTAAAACTGCAGGCCTCCTATCTGTTTTCCAATATCGCCAATAAAATAAATGACTACCAAAAGGCCCACCCGGATACGGAAATCATCAAACTGGGCATTGGCGATGCCACGCGGGCGCTGCCGCCGGCCTGTGTTGCGGCCTTTCACCGGGCCGTGGACGAGATGGCTGAAGACGCCACATTCCGGGGATATGGGCCGGAACAGGGCTACCCTTTTTTGCGGGAAAAAATTGCGGCCGAGGATTTTCAGGCCCGGGGCGCGGATATTTCCGCAGATGAAATCTTTGTCAGCGACGGGGCCAAATGCGATACCGGTAATTTTCAGGAGATTCTGGCCAATGATATCCATGTAGCCCTGCCGGATCCGGTCTATCCGGTCTACCTGGACACCAATGTGATGGCCGGCCGAAGCGGGGAGAGGCAAAACGGCCGGTATGAAAACATCCATTATATGGAATGCACCCCGGAAAACGAATTTATCCCGGACCTGCCGCCGGCGGCCATTGATCTCATCTACCTGTGTTTTCCCAATAACCCCACGGGCGCCATGATTTCCAAATCAGCGCTTTCCCGGTGGGTCCAGTTTGCCAAGGAAAACAAGGCGTTAATCTTATACGATGCGGCGTATGAGGCCTTTATCACCGATCATGCCCTGCCGCACTCCATTTATGAAATCGAAGGCGCCCGGGAAGTGGCGGTTGAATTCCGAAGCTTTTCCAAAACCGCCGGATTTACCGGCACGCGGTGCGCGTTTACAGTGGTGCCCAAGGACTGCATGGCCTATGATTCCAAAGGTGACGCGCATTCTTTGCATGCCCTATGGAACCGCCGCCACTCCACCAAATTCAACGGGGTTTCCTACCCGGTCCAGCGGGCCGCGGAAGCGGTTTACAGCCCGGAAGGCAAACAGCAGGTCAGAGAAACAATTGATTTCTACATGAATAATGCCGCCCGTATCCGGGAGGAAATCGATGCCCTGGGCTATGACTATGTGGGCGGCACCCATTCGCCCTACATCTGGATAAACACCAGGGCCGATTCCTGGGATTTTTTTGACATGCTGCTGAACAAGGCGGGGGTCGTCTGCACCCCGGGCCTTGGCTTCGGCACCTGCGGGGAAAAATTTATCCGGCTGTCCGCATTTAACAGCTACGAAAACATCGAAGCGGCCATGAACCGGATACGCGAGGCGGTGCGGAGCTGA
- the pabB gene encoding aminodeoxychorismate synthase component I: MAQTIENWLNHHIGRITGVHTKQIRPVDAFMDLAVQAADTCGTVALMSGGESDSARFHLLAAKPWLTVKAHGREIFLSAGKASAVFEADPFEAIERLLDYFAITPKTPHLPVTSGLFGYFSYDLKDFIEKLPRTAVNDLSLPHLCLYAPSVIVIYDRQEKCTWQCIPEINGRPAASGRELSKGADAGRRKTELSFASTGDLHAGMVKPAYLAAVAAIKEYIVSGHIYQANLAQRFETDFHGSPFGFFKTLFEAAPAPFYAYIHAGDHHVVSTSPERFVRQARKQVETRPIKGTRPRGRSAHEDQAMRKALVESAKDEAELSMIVDLLRNDFGRVCRAESVLVAEHKRVESYVNVFHLISIVTGELRDDMKTVDLIKAVFPGGSITGCPRIRAMEIIDEMEPCQRHIYTGAIGYISFHQTMDLSIAIRTATITGEKLIFSVGGGIVHDSDAEDEYQETLHKGRSLITALAAENQKQPAKMHVWRNGRLEPFDAAAVPISDLGLQYGFGFFETIRVAEGRPEFLTEHVRRFNHAWKHLFQTRVPDVTWADIIARVIRKNRLSEITAAVKLMATRGTRSHPPYDHQLVVTARPYVRRPAISENGGLSLAAYPYPRQTPLADFKTMNYLYYYLAGKWAAENGADEALIMNPDGSVSETNTANIFVIKGETVYCPVSSHVLEGVMQKQVRDSFAQMGYLIKDQPVYPADLLSADTLVLTNSLIRAVPATSLDGKPLGFNPELCRQICRQISSQDIPDC, encoded by the coding sequence ATGGCACAAACGATCGAAAACTGGTTAAATCATCACATCGGACGGATTACCGGCGTGCATACGAAACAAATTCGCCCGGTGGATGCATTCATGGATTTGGCGGTACAGGCAGCCGATACCTGCGGTACGGTGGCCCTGATGAGCGGCGGGGAATCCGACAGCGCGCGGTTTCATTTGCTGGCCGCCAAGCCCTGGCTTACGGTTAAAGCCCATGGCCGCGAGATTTTTCTGTCTGCCGGAAAGGCCTCTGCGGTTTTTGAGGCAGATCCGTTTGAAGCAATTGAGCGCCTTCTCGACTATTTCGCCATAACCCCGAAAACCCCCCATCTTCCTGTGACATCCGGACTTTTTGGCTATTTCTCCTACGATCTGAAGGATTTTATCGAAAAACTGCCCCGGACCGCGGTAAATGATCTCTCCCTGCCCCACCTGTGTCTGTATGCCCCATCCGTTATCGTCATTTACGACCGTCAGGAAAAGTGCACCTGGCAGTGTATTCCGGAAATAAACGGCCGGCCGGCGGCTTCCGGCCGGGAGCTAAGCAAAGGAGCCGATGCGGGGCGGCGAAAAACAGAACTATCCTTTGCCAGCACCGGCGATTTGCATGCGGGAATGGTCAAGCCGGCATATCTGGCGGCTGTGGCCGCGATCAAGGAATATATTGTCTCCGGCCATATTTATCAGGCCAATCTGGCCCAGCGGTTTGAGACCGATTTTCACGGCAGCCCTTTTGGTTTTTTTAAAACCCTGTTTGAAGCCGCGCCTGCGCCGTTTTATGCCTATATCCATGCGGGGGACCACCATGTCGTCTCCACTTCGCCGGAACGCTTTGTCCGGCAGGCCCGAAAACAGGTTGAAACCCGGCCCATCAAGGGCACCCGGCCCCGCGGCCGGAGCGCCCATGAAGATCAGGCCATGCGTAAGGCCCTGGTTGAAAGCGCCAAGGACGAAGCCGAGCTTTCCATGATCGTTGACCTCCTGCGAAACGATTTCGGGCGGGTCTGCCGGGCCGAGAGCGTCCTAGTGGCCGAACACAAGCGGGTTGAATCCTATGTGAACGTGTTTCACCTGATTTCTATTGTAACCGGGGAACTGCGGGATGACATGAAAACGGTGGATTTGATAAAAGCGGTTTTCCCCGGCGGCTCAATTACCGGATGCCCCCGCATCCGGGCCATGGAAATAATCGATGAGATGGAGCCCTGCCAGCGGCATATCTATACCGGCGCCATCGGCTATATCAGCTTTCATCAAACCATGGACCTCTCCATTGCCATCCGCACCGCCACCATTACCGGGGAAAAGCTGATTTTTTCCGTCGGCGGCGGCATTGTCCATGATTCGGATGCAGAAGATGAATATCAGGAGACCCTGCATAAGGGCCGCTCGCTTATCACCGCCCTGGCCGCTGAGAACCAAAAGCAGCCGGCAAAGATGCACGTTTGGCGAAACGGAAGGCTGGAGCCATTCGATGCGGCCGCCGTACCGATATCCGACCTCGGCCTGCAATACGGGTTTGGTTTTTTTGAGACCATTCGGGTGGCAGAGGGCCGGCCCGAGTTTTTAACGGAACATGTCCGGCGGTTCAACCATGCCTGGAAACACCTGTTTCAAACGCGGGTGCCGGATGTCACCTGGGCTGATATCATTGCCCGGGTAATCCGGAAAAACCGGCTGTCTGAAATCACTGCGGCGGTAAAACTCATGGCGACCCGCGGCACCCGGTCGCATCCGCCGTATGATCATCAACTGGTGGTCACCGCCCGCCCTTACGTCCGGCGGCCAGCCATTTCAGAAAATGGGGGGCTCTCCCTCGCCGCCTATCCATATCCCCGGCAAACGCCCCTGGCGGATTTTAAGACCATGAACTACCTGTATTATTATCTGGCGGGAAAATGGGCGGCGGAAAACGGGGCGGATGAGGCCCTGATCATGAACCCGGACGGCAGCGTCTCGGAGACGAATACGGCCAATATTTTCGTAATTAAGGGAGAGACTGTTTATTGCCCGGTCTCTTCCCATGTGTTAGAAGGCGTGATGCAGAAACAGGTCCGCGACAGCTTTGCGCAAATGGGGTATTTAATAAAAGACCAGCCGGTGTATCCCGCTGATCTCTTATCCGCTGATACCTTAGTCCTTACCAATTCCCTGATCAGGGCGGTGCCGGCCACTTCACTGGACGGCAAACCGCTTGGCTTTAATCCGGAATTGTGCCGGCAAATTTGCCGGCAGATCAGCAGTCAGGATATCCCTGACTGCTGA
- a CDS encoding aminodeoxychorismate/anthranilate synthase component II, producing MQTLLVIDNYDSFTHNLVQMFMGYRLDIRVFRNDGITIAQALEINPSYLLISPGPKDPENAGMSMPLIRCFTGNTPILGVCLGMQCINEVMGGETVPAPVPVHGKKSRILHNRSGIFRGLPSPFTAARYHSLMVKPLGGELEIHAWTSDHIIMGLSHPRYPVFGVQFHPESFMTEYGQGLARNFLSYGAETPEYAYSAA from the coding sequence ATGCAAACCCTGCTGGTAATTGACAACTATGACTCCTTTACCCATAACCTGGTCCAGATGTTTATGGGGTATCGGCTTGATATCCGGGTTTTTCGAAATGATGGGATCACCATTGCGCAGGCGCTTGAAATAAATCCGTCGTATCTGTTAATCAGCCCGGGGCCAAAGGATCCTGAAAATGCGGGGATGTCAATGCCATTGATTCGGTGTTTTACCGGAAACACACCGATTTTGGGGGTATGTCTGGGCATGCAGTGTATTAATGAGGTCATGGGCGGTGAGACGGTTCCGGCCCCGGTGCCGGTGCACGGCAAAAAAAGCCGCATTCTGCATAATCGGAGCGGCATTTTCAGGGGGCTGCCATCCCCATTCACCGCCGCCCGGTACCATTCCCTGATGGTAAAACCCCTCGGCGGCGAACTAGAAATCCATGCATGGACATCCGATCATATTATCATGGGCCTTTCGCACCCCCGTTATCCTGTGTTCGGGGTGCAGTTTCATCCGGAAAGTTTTATGACCGAATACGGTCAGGGGCTTGCCCGGAATTTTCTTTCCTATGGGGCAGAAACCCCGGAATATGCTTACAGCGCGGCATAG
- a CDS encoding SPOR domain-containing protein — translation MKFFFITLSIGCLFLAAGCNSFRTGYFGVEDKAIHSPGDFGKTQKLIEKAKRHGDSLYAEKQIDKAMELGKTAAITYWEGYDQEAKNILALAREAALNSELYHPQPMPPDSKRAESIAGILDSPERIDAGETDPIAPNDSSRGRGFNRRAELRITQKTQTEPRAQAPQPDQSPARYGVQVAALKQPDNADFVKEKFTAKGYPVYRQKAEVDGETWYRVRLGPYANAEKAQETLEQIKSSGLAKGGFVVKTP, via the coding sequence ATGAAATTCTTTTTCATCACCTTATCCATCGGATGCCTTTTTTTAGCCGCTGGCTGTAATTCATTTCGAACCGGCTACTTCGGTGTTGAAGACAAGGCCATTCATTCCCCGGGCGATTTTGGCAAAACCCAAAAACTTATCGAAAAGGCCAAACGTCACGGGGACTCTTTGTATGCGGAAAAACAGATTGATAAAGCGATGGAACTCGGTAAAACCGCCGCCATTACGTATTGGGAGGGCTATGACCAGGAAGCGAAAAACATTCTGGCCCTGGCACGGGAAGCCGCGTTGAATTCGGAATTATATCACCCGCAGCCAATGCCCCCGGATTCAAAACGAGCGGAATCTATTGCCGGGATACTGGATTCACCGGAGAGAATCGATGCCGGCGAAACAGATCCGATTGCGCCCAACGATTCGAGCCGGGGCAGAGGCTTTAACCGGCGCGCTGAGCTGCGGATCACCCAAAAAACCCAAACAGAACCCCGAGCCCAAGCCCCCCAACCGGATCAAAGTCCGGCCCGATACGGGGTACAGGTTGCAGCCCTGAAGCAACCGGATAATGCGGATTTCGTTAAAGAAAAGTTTACCGCCAAAGGCTATCCGGTCTACCGGCAAAAAGCCGAAGTGGACGGGGAGACCTGGTACCGGGTCCGCTTGGGGCCTTACGCAAACGCGGAAAAGGCCCAAGAAACCCTGGAGCAGATCAAATCCAGCGGTTTGGCAAAAGGCGGCTTCGTGGTAAAAACGCCATAG
- a CDS encoding DHH family phosphoesterase, which yields MVETNLDKLNQFYDQFTGADHVLIVINADPDAIASAMAINRLLWRRVTNVTISNINTITRPDNMAMIRLLDVTLIHLSKIDFHFYNKFVIVDSQPVHNESFADIAFTAVIDHHEDSGCQLPFKDIRPDYGATATIMTEYLRAAKIKPSRLLATGLFHAIKTDTGNFERNATNADIRAFQYLFTHANIHLARRMEQVDLRIEFLEYFKKALNSYVLSQNRIFAHLGDVKNPDVCVLIADFFMRVNMVTWSLVSGVFENRLIIVIRNDGLRKDAGSVSSQLFGRFGPAGGHKNMARAEIPFENLKTELKESAPDAINSWIIDKFSEID from the coding sequence TTGGTCGAGACAAACCTTGATAAACTCAATCAATTTTATGACCAGTTCACGGGGGCTGATCACGTCCTGATCGTGATCAATGCCGATCCGGATGCCATTGCCAGTGCCATGGCTATCAACCGGCTGCTGTGGCGGCGGGTGACCAACGTGACCATATCCAACATCAACACCATCACGCGGCCGGATAACATGGCCATGATCCGCCTGCTGGATGTGACCCTGATCCACCTGTCCAAAATTGATTTCCATTTTTATAACAAATTCGTCATCGTGGATTCTCAGCCGGTGCATAACGAGAGCTTTGCCGATATTGCCTTTACAGCGGTGATTGATCATCATGAGGATTCCGGCTGCCAGCTGCCGTTCAAGGATATCCGGCCGGATTACGGGGCTACGGCCACGATTATGACCGAATACCTGCGGGCGGCAAAGATCAAGCCCTCCAGGCTGCTGGCCACCGGCCTTTTCCATGCCATCAAAACCGATACCGGCAATTTCGAGCGAAACGCCACAAACGCGGATATCCGTGCCTTTCAGTATCTGTTTACCCATGCCAATATCCATCTGGCCCGGCGTATGGAGCAGGTGGATCTGCGGATCGAATTTCTGGAGTATTTCAAAAAAGCCCTGAACAGCTATGTATTAAGCCAAAACCGGATTTTCGCCCATTTGGGTGATGTGAAAAACCCGGATGTCTGTGTTTTAATAGCCGATTTTTTCATGCGAGTGAATATGGTCACCTGGAGCCTGGTCTCCGGTGTATTTGAAAACCGGCTGATTATCGTCATCAGAAATGACGGGCTTCGAAAAGACGCCGGAAGCGTGTCCAGCCAGCTGTTTGGGCGGTTTGGCCCGGCCGGGGGGCATAAAAACATGGCCCGGGCGGAAATCCCGTTTGAGAACCTGAAAACCGAACTCAAGGAATCCGCCCCCGACGCCATTAACAGCTGGATAATAGATAAATTCAGCGAAATCGATTGA